From one Coffea eugenioides isolate CCC68of chromosome 11, Ceug_1.0, whole genome shotgun sequence genomic stretch:
- the LOC113751190 gene encoding protein NRT1/ PTR FAMILY 5.5-like, which translates to MAFLRIMVLIWADMLATYVTWIMQKYLSDVWKIGFTHAAGIMNVYNGLAKCVPLFLFSFVDCGVDNFWILLFSSIAFSTGLGFLSMSTPPVLHKATHTCNEYQPNCIGHTQKALFYSGLALVAVGISGHIVSLVTFALDQLERRSVPVHDTTSDRRRNNMGLVIQLARMRRNKGKNDVNFMKEYEDPPPPPPVAENRRQQPNDTLEEDLLKLQFQPLEAMLELVNRQKERNGGSISDLRILGFIFVLIVSVGVLIGLPYVKPWKLRFGIPAICTLVATLVFSLCFCGYKDSKLRYSDRAVIRLRTHRKERQVLIRMLPIWFTCIICGVVTAIGNTYFVEQANHMNYKVGILKFPDSILLLLYGTAKTVFKRVYDRISNWLGEASQKKYAPAFGIALATIFSASCCIVASIIETRRIHVIRSHGLVDKPDEDIPMTVFWLVPQFVLLGGLDAFYENSVAPFLNDQSPPSMKKYLVYLNPGLSGLGAIGSVLSVYVVGEISKKGGKKSWFQHDLNQSRLDHYYWVLAGLSGAILIWFFLTAICIPFPYRDPVSSDTQETTDNQDKNVDQMNKNDEFINSLIKENQDIL; encoded by the exons ATGGCATTTCTGAGAATAATGG TTCTGATATGGGCTGATATGTTGGCAACATATGTAACGTGGATTATGCAGAAATACTTATCAGATGTTTGGAAAATTGGATTTACTCATGCTGCTGGAATAATGAATGTGTACAATGGCCTTGCTAAATGTGTCCCTCtatttcttttctcatttgttgATTGTGGAGTGGATAATTTCTGGATACTGCTTTTCTCAAGTATTGCTTTTTCTACT GGCTTGGGGTTTCTGTCAATGTCTACACCACCAGTTTTGCATAAGGCAACACATACCTGTAATGAATACCAGCCTAATTGTATTGGTCACACACAAAAAGCCCTTTTTTACTCAGGTCTGGCGTTGGTCGCTGTTGGAATAAGTGGGCATATTGTTTCATTAGTTACATTTGCATTGGATCAACTGGAAAGGAGGTCAGTCCCAGTTCATGATACTACTTCTGACAGGCGACGAAATAATATGGGATTGGTAATTCAGCTCGCTCGTATGAGGAGGAACAAAGGCAAAAATGATGTTAATTTCATGAAAGAATACGAAgacccaccaccaccaccaccagttGCTGAAAACAGAAGGCAGCAGCCTAATGACACACTCGAAGAGGATTTGTTGAAACTTCAATTTCAACCATTGGAGGCAATGTTGGAACTTGTTAACAggcagaaagaaagaaatggaggcaGCATATCAGACTTGAGAATATTGGGCTTTATTTTCGTGCTCATTGTTTCAGTTGGTGTACTTATTGGTCTTCCATATGTAAAACCGTGGAAACTCCGCTTTGGAATTCCAGCAATTTGTACCTTGGTGGCAACACTTGTATTCTCGCTGTGTTTTTGTGGATACAAGGACAGTAAACTCAG GTACTCTGACAGGGCTGTCATCAGATTAAGGACTCACAGAAAAGAGAGACAAGTCCTAATTCGCATGCTTCCAATTTGGTTCACCTGCATAATTTGTGGTGTAGTAACAGCCATTGGAAACACATACTTTGTGGAGCAAGCAAACCACATGAATTACAAGGTTGGAATACTAAAGTTCCCTGATTCAATCCTTCTGTTACTGTATGGAACAGCAAAGACAGTTTTTAAAAGGGTGTATGACCGTATCTCAAACTGGTTAGGAGAAGCCAGCCAAAAAAAGTATGCACCCGCATTTGGCATTGCGTTAGCTACAATATTCTCAGCATCCTGCTGCATTGTTGCTTCCATCATTGAAACTCGAAGGATACATGTGATCAGAAGTCATGGTTTAGTTGACAAACCTGATGAGGATATTCCAATGACTGTTTTTTGGCTTGTTCCACAATTTGTTCTTCTTGGTGGACTAGACGCGTTTTATGAGAACAGTGTTGCTCCATTCTTAAATGATCAGAGTCCTCCATCGATGAAAAAGTACCTTGTCTACCTCAATCCTGGATTATCCGGTCTGGGAGCCATTGGAAGTGTTTTATCAGTTTATGTGGTGGGTGAAATTAGCaagaaagggggaaaaaagagTTGGTTCCAGCATGACTTGAATCAGAGTCGGTTGGATCACTATTATTGGGTACTTGCTGGCCTGAGCGGTGCAATTCTCATTTGGTTTTTCTTGACAGCAATATGCATCCCTTTCCCTTACAGGGATCCAGTTTCAAGTGATACACAAGAGACAACCGACAATCAGGACAAAAATGTGGACCAGATGaataaaaatgatgaattcATCAATTCTCTTATAAAGGAAAATCAAGACATCTTATGA
- the LOC113752421 gene encoding mitochondrial import inner membrane translocase subunit TIM17-2-like, which translates to MERDPCPDRILDDIGGAFGMGAVGGGAFYFLKGLKNSPRGSRLLGAYQNARMKTPATAGSFAVWGALFSLSDCSLVYLRQKEDPWNSIMAGAFTGGFLQMRQGFASASRAALIGGGLLALIEGLQIAVNRFVAAQQQQIIYVDRNSVPIGMGHQGNQDLPQTAGASGSPSSSISSWFEGWFGGGGKKEEGKSGAKTDVLESFDAPLPPTFEFK; encoded by the coding sequence ATGGAACGGGACCCCTGTCCTGATCGTATATTAGATGACATCGGCGGCGCTTTTGGCATGGGCGCCGTAGGGGGCGGAGCTTTTTACTTTCTCAAAGGCCTAAAGAATTCCCCAAGAGGATCTCGTCTCCTAGGCGCCTACCAAAACGCCCGCATGAAAACGCCGGCCACTGCCGGCAGCTTCGCCGTTTGGGGTGCCTTATTTTCCCTCTCCGACTGCTCCCTCGTCTACCTCCGTCAAAAGGAGGATCCGTGGAACTCCATCATGGCCGGGGCCTTCACCGGGGGATTCCTACAAATGCGCCAGGGCTTTGCCTCCGCTTCTCGGGCTGCTTTAATTGGTGGAGGTTTATTGGCCCTCATAGAAGGTCTTCAGATCGCTGTAAATCGATTCGTTGCAGCTCAACAGCAACAAATTATATATGTTGATCGTAATAGCGTGCCTATTGGCATGGGTCATCAGGGTAATCAGGACCTGCCGCAGACAGCTGGTGCTTCCGGGTCACCgtcttcttctatttcttccTGGTTTGAAGGGTGGTTTGGTGGTGGTGGAAAGAAAGAGGAAGGAAAGAGTGGAGCCAAGACGGACGTTTTGGAGAGCTTTGATGCTCCTTTGCCACCGACTTTTGAGTTCAAGTGA